CAATTTTACTTTCAGTAAATAAATTTTTGATGGTTACCATTTGGTAAATTATCTAATCGCATTTCCTACCCTTCCTTTCTCTCAGAAATGCCTCTGGAGTGATATGTTCACAGGACGCCTACGGACTGAAATTCCACTCGCTTTGGTAAGAATAACCTCTCTGAAATCCACGTTATTAAGGTCAATGATCATTtgtggacagaagctgatggggTTTAAGATTGTGGGACAGTGGGAAGCACATCTAGATTGGGAGTGAACGCATGCTATTAAATGGTTACACTTTTTTCATTTCTTTAACTCATTGGCTAATTCTGCAGAGATCCTAATCCTAATAAGCTTGTTTACACCCTTGAAGTTTGgattgctgagtttcttcagtcgAAAGTGTTTTTCATCAAAATAACAACTGTTTTGTATTCTGGGTTGAAATATTTATAGTGTTCCTGGCAATAATGGTACATTTTCTCACAATATGTTTTGTATCTGTATGGGAGACACAAATACTGTAGTTGCTAGAATCTGGAGCAGTAAACaatactggaggaacttagcaggctgAGTATCATACATGGAGGAAAACGGACAGTTGACATTATGGGTCAGGATAAGGTAccagcctgaaatgttaactgtccctttctctccacagatgctgcgcaaCCTACTGAGTATCCCTATAGTCGTTTTTTTGTGTGCATTCTTTGTAACTCTGCACTGGTAGTGCAAAACATGAAGATCATctttacccccccacccctctcagtGTCTTGTTTTCTACTCTTCATCTTGTACTCTATTTTCTGTCTACTATTGCTTTGCCATTCCTGACCATTACTTGATACACAACATAGGTCAATTAAGGACATTGACATATTTTATCTAGTTCCCCCTTGTTTCTTAACCTTTTGATTCTATTTGAGTATGTATTTCCATAGACAAATTAAAGAAGCTCAAATATCAATATTATATTGAGTATGTTGTTATCAATACCCAAGTCTGGCAGGTTGGGCTTGGTGTGATTTTTGTTCTCAtgggggtgagtggaggggaaaggggaggtggaacaaacaaacaaactgagTCCTATCACAAATGGCAACGAATATATACTGGAACATTTtaacttaaaatatatttttttgtatTAATTCTCTAAAGATATCCCTGGGCAATGCAGTAATGAGTGCGGGAGCCCAGCTGACACAGCTGGACTTAAGTGACAATGCATTTGGGCCTGATGGAGTCCGGAGCATTGAAACCTTGCTGAAGAGCAAAGCGTGTTACACATTACAGGAGCTACGACTGAATAACTGTGGCATGGGAATCGGCGGCGGCCAGGTATTTACTAGCGGTTTTCATGACATTCAAATTATTCAACTAGTTTCTGTCCAAATTGATCTGAGCATTTATTAATGTTTGAGCCCAGATGACGTTGACAGACTACTAAGTtgtgaagctgtccttgtttaaAGCTCCAAGTTTCCACTTTCTAACAGGAGTTGCTATCCAACTTGCACATCCAGAACTCGAGTAGCTTTTTAGTTTTTACTCTGATTCCCAGTTAGATTTCCACAATAGGGTATGTTATAGCACCTAAATATTAAGCTTGATGCACACAGTGGGCTGTGTTATATATTCCCTTTTTTTTTGTTGACTAACATTAATGAATGTTAAATAATGAACAGTTGATTCAGATATTATTAAATGAAAGCACACTTCCAGTTGTTATAAATGAAAGCACTGGCTAACATTTTTAAAGTTTGGATTGAAATTGTTGATGTGAAATGTAGAGCAATGAAGCATTCCACCTTCTTTCTTGGAGAAATTGGAaagtcaacctattacctgcctcaCAGTTAACAGTACTGTGCCATTGACTTAGTATACATAATTTATATTTGTAACAAAAAAATCTAGACTAATGATATTCCTTATCTTCAAGCAGAAAGTGCAAGTATATATGAATGCTCTAAATTGTACATGGCACTAGTCTTCTGAGCGTAAAAGTGACCCTAGTGACAAATCAAGATTAGTTATGGTTCATTAGTTATCAGAGCTGGAATGAGCTGTCACTTGGACTTGATTGGATTAATTAGAGTAGATCTTCATGGATTATAAAGACAAATCATGCCTAACAAATTAGATTTTTGTTTTTGGGatgaatacttttttttttgccatggTTCAAAAGAGATTTGATAAATGTCACAAAATAGGTTCATCACCAAGGTTAATGCCTGTGAAATAAAAAAGGCTGATAAATGGCTAAATAAAAGGAATCAAAGTAgtactgacatttttttttagacTGGAGGCGGTGGATAATGGATTCCCCAAGCtttgtttaaaatgtattaatgTGTTCACAGGGCTCAATTCTCACAACTTGATGTGAAATACCTCCATCCCTTTCACTGTAAAATGCACGTACAAGTGTGAAGAAGTCACGATAAACCTTTATAATTCATTGGTTCAGCTCAAATTATGTGCCCAGTTCTAGGTGTTGCACTTTGCAAATAATCTGGAGATGATGCAAAGGAAATCTACcaaaataattgatttaaatttCTGCCATGGTCCGTGGGGCATTTAGTTGTGAGGATAAAATGGAGAAATTGGGCTTATTCCTGATAGGATTTTGAGGGGATTTAATCGAGCTATTTAAAATCCATGCAGGATATAGACAAGTGTACAGCGAAAAAGTTGCCATTGGTGGAagagtcaagaactagagggtaaAGAATAAAGGTGATTAGCAAAAGAATCAAAACTATCATGAGGgacattgttttttgcacaacaagaggtcacagccttgACTGTACTGTTAGTGCCGTAGTGAAGGCAGATTCAATTGTAATGTTAAAAGAAGAGCTAGATAAATATCTGAAAGGATAGAATTTGCAGGAGTATGGTGAGAGGATAGTAGAGTGGATTGCTAGTATGGACATGGCAGGGAAAATGGTCTCCTTGTGTGGTGTTACAATTCTGTTAAACAGACTGAGTACATTCAAATGGCTTACTCTCTGACATATTTCTGCAATGCTCTGGATCGTTGACCTATTCTATCTGTCTATTGTCTGGTTGCAAAGCTATTGCCAGGACTATCAAATTATGGCTGGGGAGTATTGAATTGTTTCCTTTATAACATAGTGGGCTCAGTGCAGACGATTGATACCCAAGCACATCAAACCCACCACTCTCAACGACTGGCGACCCATAGCACTGACACCCATCATCAGCAAATGCTTTGAGAAGCTAGTAAAGGACataatgtacagttttggtctccaaatctgaggaaaaacattcttgccttagagggagtacagagaaggttcaccagaccgattcctaggatgtcaggactttcatatgaagaaagactggatagactcggcttgtatttagaagattgaggggggatcttatagaaacttacaaaattcttagggggttggacaggctagatgcaggaagattgttcccgatgttggggaagtccaggacaaggggtcacagtttaaggataaaagggaaatcctttaggaccgagatgagaaaaacatttttcacacagagagtggtgagtctctggaactctctgccacagaaggtagttgaggccagttcattggctatatttaagagggagttagatgtggcccttgtggctaaagggatcagagggtatggagagaaggcaggtacaggatactgagttggatgatcagccatgatcatattgaatggcggtgcaggctcgaatggcctactccacctattttctatgtttctataatctccTCACTACCCAACAACTTGGACCCCTGCTAATTTGCCTACCGTCCCAAcagatcaacaaatttacccttcAAAGGTCAAAAAACGCAAATAGTTTTCACATAGCTGATAAGAAATATCAGCAGAAAAAattggcatttatttacagcaattgaacactaaattccttccatttggcctataaattaatgtaaattagatataaaaatcatgttatattgtgaattatttgtgaataatctttggacacttaggctatttaaaaatgttaatctttccttaagaaatgggcttttgactatccaagatcacagcttttttgtaatgtccattgaaaatcaatagggaacaagatgctaatttccgagtatgaaaatggccataacttttttaatacttgagataggaaagtgaatttggtgtcaaattaaacttattgttatgctttatctgatgggataaattgaagacttgatttttaaattctcaaaattttgtaacattgctaggataTGTGCTTGAAAGTCAAGACCTGCAGCACAAATCTTGGAGATGAAATTAAGTTGGAGTTTTTAGCTGCAACAGATAAAATGGACTAGATTGTCTCCAATGTTATactttttctgtgattccactgtGGTATTTTCTGATATTTATCAAAATTGGTTTTCTGTTTCTGCAGATTCTTGCAGCGGCACTCAGTGAGTGTCGCAGAAATTCAAGTGCATTGGGAAAGCCAATGGCACTGAAAGTTTTCATTGCTGGGAGAAATCGTCTGGAGAATGAAGGTGCCATCGCACTGGCTGGTGCTTTTAAGGTACAGAATTTTAATAATGTGCGCTTGTCTGCTTCTTCATCGGGAGTAAAGGCAGTGTTGTGGAGCATTGTAGTATTCTTCCTGTCCATTCATTAGGTATTGATCTATGTTTTCAAGATTTATCAGCGAAAGAGAAGTCCACTCAAGCCTAGTGTATTGCCTTAGTGCCCTAATATCTATAGTGAAAACTATGGTGCTAATGGATTTAGTTTCTCCAGTGttatcacagattcaccacactctgtgagaaaaagtgtttcagattcagatcagattcaattttaattgtcattgtcagtgtacagtcgttgtctctgtactgtacactgacaatgacaattaaaattgaatctgatctgaaacactttttctcacagagtgtggtgaatctgtggaattctctgcctcagagagtagtggaggcgggttctctggatgctttcaagagagagctagatagggctcttaaaaatagcggacaggggatgtggggagaaggcaggaacgggctactgattggggatgatcagccatgatcacattgaatggcggtgctggctcgaagggctgaatggcctactcctgcacctatcgtctatcaAGAGTCTCGTGAACATAATATAAAACAGCACTAATGCATGAAACTATTGAGCTTCATGTTGCACTGGTTCTTTCACGTTAGCCAATTGTTGATCCTACAATGTCATGAACTTCAGTTATGCTCGGCAATTTCTGATGGCACTTTATCAAACAACGCCGCATTACATACAGGCAGAGAATTTCTGGCTGGATTAGTTTTGAAAGAAAATATGAATTGGCTGCCattcatttatttgttttatCAAAATGCAAATTCATCGTTTATTAAAATCACCTAAGGTTTTCCCCCATCAGTTAGGCTGGCTGACTAAGTTCCTTTCTCTCTACTGTTTAGAAAAATAAATTTAAGACTATGAGATTGCAGATGATAATTTGAAAGTCTTTGTGGTCTCCACCTTTGCTTTGCTCAGCAATTTCCCCCTTGAAAACGGACAATTacttaaagtagacaaaaatgctggaaaacctcagcgggtgcagcagcatctatggagcgaaggaaataggcaacgtttcgggccgaaacgttgcccatttccttcgctccatagatgctgctgcacccgctgagtctctccagcacttttgtctaccttcgattttccagcatctgcagtgccttcttaaattactttgctatatttaagagggagttaaatgtggcccttgtggccaaggggatcagagggtatggagagaaggcaggtacgggatactgagttggatgatcagccatgatcatattgaatggcggtgcaggctcgaagggccgaatggcctactcctgcacctaatttctatgtttacttaAAGTGCTGTTCAGAAATTGAGTAAATTAATTTCTTCAGTGTCTTCAAAGATAATGTCTTTACATCTAGGCAATGGCCTTTCTAGTGGAATAACAACAGAATTGGCCACTCTTTggtttttgctttattttttttGATCACGCTCATAGATTATCCAAATAAATTTTGTTTAGTCCATAGGAACCctggaggaggtgcacatgacaCAGAATGGAATAAACCACCAAGGCATTACAGCATTAGCGAAGGCCTTTACTGAAAACCCAAACCTGAGGGTTGTAAATCTTAATGACAACACCTTCACTGAAGAAGGAGCTATTGCTATGGCTGAGGTAAGAGGCTGAGGCagcagtattttttattttaccCTTTGCCACAATGTTAGAAACATTACACATTTGCCAATACTAGCAGCCATTTCACATTAAATCTTAGTTAGTACTTCCATGACGATTgctgtttaaatattttttttctctctcatgttTTTAGACACTGAAGACTCTGCAAAACATTGAAGTTCTAAATTTCGGAGATTGCCTGGTGCGATCAAAAGGAGCTATAGCCATTGCTGAAGCTGTAAAACATGGCTTAAAGAAACTAAAGGTTTGCTTTTTAAAACtttggaagatttttttttcattttctcctTCTCCTCAACCTGCCCAAATCCAAATGGAGCTGAATCAATCAATGCCAACTGCTCCAGTGCTGCCTTTTAGTGGGAATCGCCGAAATCACCTTCAAACCTAGTTGTGCAACCCCGCTCTTTCTCTTAAAACTTTTCCCTTTTACGTGTTTGCCAACCTGTTGTCCACTGACTTCTGTTTGGAGAAGTTAATTGGAGTACAAGCATAAATTAAATGTAAGTTGTTGTAATTAATGTTGAGAATTGGTGCAATAATTTAATAGAAAGGAGAGAGCattctttaaaaaaagaaattggTATGTTGTATTATTGATTCTTGTAGAAGCTCGGGATGATTCTGTTAAATAGTTGTTAGTTCTTTGAATTAAATGAATTAATATATGATTTATAATAATTATGATGGTGCAGACTTGCTGCAATAATTTATCAATCCTGATTTGTAATATTAGTGCTTGGGCAAAGTGAATGTTGTACATTCCTCCCTCTCAACATCATTAACATTGTTAATAGTTGGCCCTCGTGGGGATATGTTAAATTGGTGAATTGCATCCCTCTGCCAGGAATTGCACAAACAGGAAGAGAAAGGGAGGGCAAGCAAATACTTCAATGTTGTTTTAAGCATaatggatgtgtggggggggagggaagggaaaagaAAAATCGACACCTATATCTAGTACCTCAGCCTGACAGTTCAGTTGAAGACTTACCAAGGTAGTATTTGTGCAGTTAGAATGCTGTGGGTGAATTTAACAAAGTTTTCAAGatgttaaaaaacatttttttaaggcAACTGATGTAGAAAGAGACTTCTGCTAAATCTGGAAATGAAATGTTGAAATTGAAGCCACTCTCCAAAGTGAATTCGACAAATATTTTGATTATGTAGCGGTTGATAGAAATTTGAtttacatttacataaattacatTTGACATTAATTTTCATTCCAAGATTGATTAGTTTGTTCTCAAAGGCGGATGTGTGGATTGATTATTAGCtaattcatctttttttttctgtCCCTGTCTTGCTGCATTCCTGTATGTTTGCAATCTCCTGATTTAACTGGAATGTATTAGCTGACTGCAAACACAACTTAAAGAGTGCTTCTAACAGTAAAACATCCCAACATGTGCCATGGGAAAGTTGCAAAACAGAATTTGGCTTCAATAcgtgaaaaatactggggtggaGAAACAAAAGCTTGGTGTTCATCGTGTTCCTTAAAGAAAAAAACCTGGATTGGGGGAGAGATTTTGGGAAGGACTTCCATAgctagggtagacaaaagtgctagtgaaaatcagcgggtttggcagcatcaatggagcgaaggaaataggcaacgttttgggtggcTAATATCGGGGGTGGCAGGTGGCTAATATCGGGGGTGGTGAAGAGAGAGTTGTGGGATTGCAAATAAGGCAGATAAGGAGATGGAATGACTTGAATTCACTGGTAAGATTTTTTAAAGAATAGAGATTGTGCATAACTGAGATCAATTCTAGGTTGATGAGTCTGAGGGTGATGGATGAACCGCATTGGTACAGGCCAGAACGTGGGGAAAAATGAATGCCCCAAAGACTCCAAATACTCTTTATAATGATAGTTGAGTTCAGGCAGTGAGATTTTACAATTCAATTTGATCCTGCCCACCCATTTTTGGCTTCAGCCAGTATCGCTGGTTTGTATTGGGAAGCAGAAACTTCCATttgtcttagttttagtttagtttgattttagtttagagatacaatatgggaACCGGCTCTTTGGCCTACAGAGTCTGCgctgacccattcacactagttctatgttatcctatctCTCCCCTTGTTGCCAATATTAATATTTGACTAGCATCTTGTGTGGGATCAGCTTGGAAGTTTGTTGTAGAATTGGGAACTGAATCTGGATACTTCTGGCTTTCCACCTTTCTTCAATAATCGACGTTTTATTTTTTTCATCCTCGCCGTCATTTATTTGACTGCATGTATCTGTAGGAATTGAATCTTTCATTTGGTGAGATCCGGAAGAATGCTGCAATCACAGTGGCTGAGGCTATGGAAGATAAATCTCTGCTTGAAAAACTTGATCTaaatggtatgtgtgtgtgtctgttttctAATCTTAAAGTGTGATCCCAACCTTCACTAATTCGAAATAAGGGGAGTGGGTTATTTCTCCATTATTAATTCTTTTGGATTTAGCCTGCTCAAAGTCTATTGTCATTCTCATCATATTCTCTTGGAACTGATGAAAGGTGCTGTCTTCCCTCTTTTGTTATCCCCATTCTCCCAAATCCAGAGATTTCTCAATGGTAGCAAGCTCAACATCAGCATCCATCAGTTACCCACGAGACAATGTGTAAATTGGGGGCCAAAAGTAACAAAGGAAGaccggctcaattgtaatctttTTCAGGTGCACTTGTCTGTGTGTTTCTCAAGGTACATTGTTTTGAAGCTAGCAATAAAGTTGATTTTATCTATCTAGGAAATTGCCTTGGCGAGGAAGGCTGTGACCAGTTGCGGGAAATCATGGACAGTTTTAAGAAGCAAGATTTGCTGACTTCTCTCAGGTAAGTTCAGAACCAACTCCGTAGATTCAAGAGCAGTGTTTATTGCTTTCCTTTCATTCTCACCATCTCTTTGAAAACAAATCCTATCCAGGGAATATAAATAATCTCCATCACAACTGTAAATCatacatttacatagaaacatagatggtaGAAACATTTGTACCATATGATCATcctatttcataagttcatgaattcatgtgataggagcagaaataggtgatttggcccatcaattctactctgccattcgatcatggctgatctatatttcccgcctaaccccattctcctgccttctccccataacccttgacacccatacgcaacaagaatctatctctgtcttaaaaatatacattgacttggcctccacagcattccatggcaacgaattccacaggttcaccaccctctgactaaagaaattcctcctcatctccttcctaaaagaatgtcctttaatactGAAGCTATGACCTTCGATCGTAGACacacacccactagtggaaacaaactctccacatccactaggcctttcactattcggtaagtttcaacgaggtccccacctcccccctcatccttctatactccagcgagtggggacccagtgctgtcaaaacgctcatcacatgttaacccactcgttcctggaCTCGGGATTCCTGAGTATTTCTTACTCGGCAACGCAtacgtttttgttttttttcttaagCGACGACGAAAGCGACGGAGACGGAGATGAAGATGATGAGGAAGAGGATGAAGCGGAGGAGGATGACGATGacgacgatgatgatgatgatgatgatgatgaagaagaagaagacgaaggagaggaggaagaggaggaagaaccAAGAGAAGAAGAAAAGGAGCAAGTGATAGTATCACCAGTTGCACTGCAAATAATTGAATCATCCATGGTAGGCTTTTGAGAAATCAAGGTGTAGAAATAATTTAATGACGCTTTGGGTCATAACATTTGG
This genomic window from Leucoraja erinacea ecotype New England chromosome 37, Leri_hhj_1, whole genome shotgun sequence contains:
- the rangap1b gene encoding ran GTPase-activating protein 1b, giving the protein MASEDISQLADSLAKTQVGGGELSFKGRALKLDTTEAATEIIEEIEKFDNLQALCLEGNTIGVEAAKAIAKSLADKKELQKCLWSDMFTGRLRTEIPLALISLGNAVMSAGAQLTQLDLSDNAFGPDGVRSIETLLKSKACYTLQELRLNNCGMGIGGGQILAAALSECRRNSSALGKPMALKVFIAGRNRLENEGAIALAGAFKSIGTLEEVHMTQNGINHQGITALAKAFTENPNLRVVNLNDNTFTEEGAIAMAETLKTLQNIEVLNFGDCLVRSKGAIAIAEAVKHGLKKLKELNLSFGEIRKNAAITVAEAMEDKSLLEKLDLNGNCLGEEGCDQLREIMDSFKKQDLLTSLSDDESDGDGDEDDEEEDEAEEDDDDDDDDDDDDDEEEEDEGEEEEEEEPREEEKEQVIVSPVALQIIESSMKTIGIATEPEAATFLAFPSPDKLLKLGPKRSHLLLQQTDLSNAEKVVQTFLKVSAVYKEDQEIKTAVLETADELLQKAFKTPGFQLDLFVTTLLVYMGLLKSEEKIKVISNLTGPLTVLKQVIQKNYFPRSIIPILSAFLNKQNRAFDSCQNAKYNLLETMANL